A region from the Micrococcus cohnii genome encodes:
- the radA gene encoding DNA repair protein RadA, with the protein MARTTSSRGRSPGYVCSECGWTTVKWVGRCGECQAWGTVEEASGGATTGRTKASTVAQPAPVIADVDASAASFRTTGVRELDRVLGGGLVPGAVILLAGEPGIGKSTLLLDVAAQTARGQGESRPVLYVTGEESAAQVRARGDRIDALAPSLHLAAETDLARALGQIERIEPSLVIVDSVQTLQSAEVDGVPGGVTQVREVAASLIRTAKEKGITTILVGHVTKDGTIAGPRLLEHLVDVVCQFEGDRHSRLRLVRAVKNRFGPTDEVGCFDLREDGIESLDDPSGLFLSGTQDPVEGTCVTVTLEGRRPLVAEVQSLLTPSAGGSPRRTVSGVDAARVHMLMAVLQRRARFALAQDDCYVATVGGVRLAEPASDLAVAVAVASAKLGAPVPAGMIAVGELGLAGEVRPVPGIGRRVREAARLGFTRALVPRSPEPLGQIPAGFTVAEVSTLSEALGTIPTWTR; encoded by the coding sequence ATGGCTCGAACGACGTCCTCGCGCGGAAGATCCCCCGGCTACGTGTGCTCCGAATGCGGCTGGACCACCGTGAAATGGGTGGGTCGCTGCGGGGAGTGCCAGGCCTGGGGCACCGTCGAGGAGGCCTCCGGCGGGGCCACGACGGGACGCACGAAGGCCTCGACCGTCGCCCAGCCGGCCCCGGTGATCGCCGACGTGGACGCCTCTGCGGCCTCGTTCCGCACCACGGGAGTGCGCGAACTCGACCGCGTGCTCGGCGGCGGCCTCGTGCCCGGGGCGGTCATCCTCCTCGCCGGCGAACCGGGCATCGGCAAGTCCACCCTGCTGCTCGACGTCGCCGCGCAGACCGCACGGGGGCAGGGCGAGTCGCGCCCCGTGCTGTATGTCACCGGTGAGGAGTCGGCCGCGCAGGTGCGCGCCCGCGGTGACCGGATCGACGCGCTCGCCCCGAGCCTGCACCTCGCCGCGGAGACCGACCTCGCCCGCGCGCTCGGTCAGATCGAGCGGATCGAGCCCTCGCTCGTCATCGTCGACTCGGTGCAGACGCTGCAGTCCGCCGAGGTGGACGGTGTCCCCGGCGGCGTCACCCAGGTGCGCGAGGTCGCGGCCAGCCTGATCCGCACGGCCAAGGAGAAGGGCATCACGACGATCCTCGTGGGACACGTCACCAAGGACGGCACGATCGCCGGGCCCCGCCTGCTCGAGCATCTCGTGGACGTCGTCTGCCAGTTCGAGGGAGACCGGCACTCACGTCTGCGCTTGGTGCGCGCCGTGAAGAACCGTTTCGGCCCCACCGACGAGGTCGGCTGCTTCGACCTGCGCGAGGACGGCATCGAATCCCTCGACGATCCCTCCGGCCTGTTCCTCTCCGGAACCCAGGACCCGGTCGAGGGCACCTGCGTGACGGTGACCCTCGAGGGGCGAAGACCCCTGGTGGCCGAGGTGCAGTCCCTGCTGACCCCCTCGGCCGGAGGGAGCCCGCGTCGCACCGTCTCGGGCGTGGACGCCGCCCGCGTCCACATGCTCATGGCCGTGCTGCAACGCCGCGCCCGCTTCGCCCTCGCGCAGGACGACTGCTACGTCGCCACCGTCGGCGGCGTGCGCCTGGCCGAGCCCGCTTCGGACCTCGCCGTCGCCGTGGCCGTGGCCTCGGCCAAGCTCGGGGCCCCCGTCCCCGCGGGCATGATCGCCGTCGGCGAGCTCGGCCTGGCCGGGGAGGTGCGTCCGGTGCCCGGGATCGGTCGCCGCGTGCGCGAGGCCGCCCGACTCGGCTTCACCCGCGCCCTGGTGCCCCGCTCGCCCGAACCGCTCGGGCAGATCCCGGCCGGGTTCACGGTGGCCGAGGTCAGCACCCTCTCCGAGGCCCTCGGGACCATCCCGACCTGGACCCGCTAG